One region of Mucilaginibacter sp. 14171R-50 genomic DNA includes:
- the uxaC gene encoding glucuronate isomerase, whose protein sequence is MKSFLDEDFLLRSDTARELYHDHAKHLPIIDYHCHLPPDQIAGNINFNNITHAWLNGDHYKWRAMRANGVNEAYITGNKPDNEKFEQWAATVPYTLRNPLYHWTHLELQRYFGITSRLMHGTADFIYDDCTEKLQSPGYSVQSLIKKMNVEVICTTDDPLDDLSHHEQIKRDGAEVKVYPAFRPDKAMYIEDVAALNAYVYKLEAVSNSTINTFDDYLYALKNRHHYFAANGCTVADHGLEHVYAEEYTEEELRGIFEKVRAEKPVTNTEKIKFKSAMLYNFAIWNQEKDWVQQFHLGALRNNNSRLLGQLGPDTGFDSIGDFSQARPLSKFFNRLDKDDRLAKTIIYNLNPADNEMVAAMTGNFNDGSVAGKVQYGSAWWFLDQKDGMTKQLNALSNMGLLSRFVGMLTDSRSFLSFPRHEYFRRILCNLFAEDIENGELPNDMEWTGKIIGDICYYNAQSYFKFKP, encoded by the coding sequence ATGAAGAGCTTTTTAGATGAGGATTTTTTGCTGCGATCAGATACGGCCCGGGAGTTGTATCACGACCATGCAAAACACCTGCCCATAATAGATTACCACTGCCATTTGCCGCCCGATCAAATTGCGGGCAATATCAATTTCAATAACATAACCCACGCCTGGCTAAACGGCGACCATTACAAATGGCGCGCAATGCGTGCAAACGGTGTTAATGAGGCTTATATCACCGGCAACAAACCCGATAACGAAAAATTTGAGCAATGGGCCGCAACTGTACCCTATACCCTGCGCAACCCGCTCTACCATTGGACGCATCTTGAATTGCAGCGATATTTTGGCATCACATCGCGGTTAATGCACGGTACCGCCGATTTTATCTACGATGACTGCACCGAGAAATTGCAAAGCCCGGGATACTCGGTACAAAGCCTTATCAAGAAAATGAACGTGGAAGTAATTTGTACTACCGACGACCCGCTGGACGACCTGAGCCATCACGAACAAATAAAAAGGGATGGGGCAGAGGTAAAAGTGTACCCGGCATTCAGGCCGGATAAAGCCATGTATATCGAGGATGTGGCCGCCCTAAACGCCTATGTCTACAAACTGGAAGCGGTATCAAACAGTACCATCAATACCTTCGACGATTACTTGTACGCGCTTAAGAACCGCCACCACTACTTCGCGGCGAATGGCTGCACCGTAGCAGACCATGGTTTAGAGCATGTGTATGCCGAGGAATATACCGAAGAAGAATTACGCGGGATATTTGAAAAGGTGCGCGCCGAAAAACCCGTTACCAATACCGAAAAAATAAAGTTTAAATCGGCCATGCTGTACAATTTCGCCATTTGGAACCAGGAGAAGGATTGGGTGCAGCAATTTCATTTAGGAGCTTTGCGCAATAACAACAGCCGCCTGCTTGGCCAGTTGGGGCCCGATACGGGTTTCGATTCCATCGGCGATTTTAGTCAGGCCAGGCCGCTATCAAAATTTTTTAACAGGCTGGATAAGGACGACCGCCTCGCAAAAACTATTATATATAACCTAAACCCCGCTGATAACGAAATGGTGGCCGCCATGACAGGTAATTTTAACGACGGATCGGTAGCCGGTAAGGTGCAGTATGGCTCGGCCTGGTGGTTCCTTGATCAAAAAGACGGCATGACCAAACAGTTGAACGCCCTCTCGAACATGGGGCTGCTAAGTCGTTTTGTAGGCATGCTTACCGATTCGCGCAGCTTTCTTTCGTTCCCCCGCCATGAGTACTTCAGGCGCATACTTTGTAACCTGTTTGCTGAAGATATTGAGAACGGTGAATTGCCGAACGACATGGAATGGACAGGCAAGATCATTGGGGATATATGTTATTATAACGCCCAAAGCTACTTTAAATTTAAACCGTAA